One window from the genome of Candidatus Didemnitutus sp. encodes:
- a CDS encoding DUF3788 family protein, with protein sequence MLTNAFTHHPHAPTKTELSAALGATQSVWNDFLTHLARESLTTTQEWKCHSPKWGWSLRVLQGQRTIVWLSPGRGGFNVTFILGDRAVASARAARLPQTVRTALATALRYPEGTALRLVVKSPRALPALRRLAALKAAH encoded by the coding sequence GTGCTTACCAACGCCTTCACTCACCACCCGCACGCCCCGACGAAGACCGAACTTTCGGCCGCGTTGGGCGCGACGCAATCGGTCTGGAACGACTTCCTCACGCATCTGGCCCGCGAAAGCCTGACCACGACGCAGGAATGGAAATGCCACTCGCCCAAATGGGGCTGGTCGCTGCGCGTGCTCCAAGGCCAGCGCACCATCGTCTGGCTCTCGCCGGGCCGCGGCGGCTTCAATGTCACCTTCATCCTCGGCGACCGCGCGGTCGCCTCCGCGCGCGCCGCGCGCCTGCCCCAAACGGTCCGCACCGCGCTCGCCACGGCGCTGCGCTATCCCGAAGGCACCGCTCTCCGCCTCGTCGTGAAATCTCCGCGCGCGCTCCCGGCTCTGCGCCGACTCGCCGCCCT